The Candidatus Eisenbacteria bacterium DNA segment CAGACCAGTTCACAGCACGCCGGCACGCGGTGACGAGATTCGGAAGCTCGCGGTTCAACTCACGGCGCCGCTCGGCGCCACCCACCTGGTCCAGCGAGTCGATCGCCCGGTCCGTGCCATAGCGGGAGTACCATGAGCCATGGCGTCTCTCCGCTGCTTCGTAGATCGGAAGGCCGCCGGTACGTTTGGCACGGTACTCCTTCAGCCTCTTCCGCGAGTACTCCTTCAGGCTCACGTACATGCCAAATCGTGCGCCCGCGACACCCGCGGCGTAGCCCACCTCCGCCCGCAAGAGGCTCCGGTCCGTGAGTGACTGGAGCACGTCCACGATCGCGGGCGCCTCGGCCCACTCGCTGAGATCCACGACGTGTTCCGCGGCTTCGAGCGTGAATCCGTCCTCGAATACCGAGCACTGCGCCCACGCGGACTTCTCCCAGGGCGTGAGAAGCTCCCAGGAGCCGTCGATCGCCACCTCCAACGTCTCGTGCCGGACGCCGGGACCGCCCGTGAGAAGGCGAAACCGATCGCGCATCTGCTCCACGATCTGAGCAATGGTCATCACCCGGATGCGCGCCGCCGCGAGCTCGATCGCGAGCGGCATCCGGTCGACGAGTCGAACGATCTCCCGCACGGCCTCTGCGTCGCGGTCCTGAAGCTCGAGTCCAGGCATCAGCCAGCGGGCTCGGATCGTGAAGAGATCCGCCGCCGCTACTTCCGCAAGCGGCTCGATCGGTTCCACGCGCTCCAGTTCGAGCCGGAGCCTCTCTCGGCTCGTCACGAGGAACCGCGCCTCACTCGCCCCGTCGATCCATCGGTCGACGGTCGTTCCGGCGTGCTCCACTCCATGTTCGAAATTGTCCAGGATCAGAAGGCAGCGCCCGCGGGCCGCGATCGCCTGGGTGAGCTGCTCGACCGGGTCCAAACGACCCAGCGTGATGCCGAGGGCCCGCGCCACGGCCGAGGCAATCGCATTGGGATCTCGGGCTTCTCGCAGGTCACAGAACCAGACGCCGCCCGGCCATGATTCCTGACTCCGCCAGCCGTAGTGGACCGCGAGCCGGGTCTTGCCCATGCCCGCGGCGCCAAGGAGCGTGAGCAATCTCGTACTGGACGAGAACGCTCGATCCAGGGAGTCGAGCTCGCTCGAGCGGCCGATGAAGGGGTTCCGTTCCGCGGGAAGGGCGGATCGTCGGAGCGATGCAGGCGCGGCTGGTCCGGCGATACCGGAGGAGGCCTCGACTCGGCCCGCGAGAGCCGCGGCCACGTCTTCCGCATGGCGGAAGCGCCGCTCCGGATCCCGATGGAGACAACGAAGGATCACGGTTTCCCAGGGCTCTTCCAGATCGGCGATGACATCCCGCGGGGATGGGGGATCTTCCGAAAGACGGCGCTTGTTCCCGTCGGTAATCGAGCCGCCGCGAAACGGCAACCGGCCCGTGACCATCTCGTAGAGAACGACCCCGAGCGCGTAGATGTCGGCTGGCACATCTCCGGGTTCCCCTCGCACCTGCTCGGGCGCCATGTACGCAGGCGTGCCGAAGGGGGACGCGAGCGCGCCGTCCGTGCCCTGCACGTCGGGTTCCGAAAGCGACCGCGCGATCCCGAAGTCGGTGACCACCGCCTGCTCCTCACCGTACCGGGCAACCAGGATCACGTTCCCCGGCTTGAAGTCTCGATGCACGACTCCCGCGTCGTGAGCGGCCCCCAGTGCCGCCGCAAGCTGGAGCGCGATCCGGCGGACGGACGAGAGCGGCAGCCTCCGTCCGCGAAGGCGAGTGGAGAGTGGGTCGCCTTGCAGCCGCTCCATGGTGAGGAACCAGGTCGATCCTCTCTCGTCGTCGTGCCGCCCGAGGTCGTAGACGCGGCAGACATTGGGATGCCACACCGACCGGGCGAGAAATCCCTCCATCTTGAGGCGGCGGTGCGCCTCCTCGGTCTCGACCGCGACCCTCAGGGCCTTGAGCGCAACCTCGATCGACAGCGCCTCATCCCAGGCCTCGTACACCTCGCCCATTCCGCCCACGCCGAGCAGCCGGCGAATCACGTACCGGTCGGCGATGCGCTCTCCTGGAGCGAAGCGGAACGAAGGAGCGTCTAGCGCCTCGAACCAGACCGGGGGGAGGGATGCGGCGTTCCCGGTCTGCTCGTGAGCCGCGAGGAGCGCGGCCACCTCGTCCTGCAGGTGTGGCTCGCCACGGCACGCGTCCGCGAGAAAGACGGCTCGCGACTCGGCCGGTACCTCCAGAGCCTTCTCGAAGAGCTGCTGGACTCGCTCCCAGTCGGCGGCGTTCATCGGCCCTCATCCAGCTCGCGCACGAGCCAGGCGCGCAGGAGCGTCCAGTCCCGCTTCGCCGTGGCCGGTGAGATATCGAGTGCGGCGGCCGTTTCCTCGATCGTCATGCCGGCGAAGAAACGGCACTCCACGATCCGGGCGTGCCGCGGGTTGAAGCCCGCGAGCCTTTCGAGGGCAGCGTCCAGCTCGAGGATGCGATCCAACTCGGCGACGGGCAGACCGGCGCTCCCGTCCTTCAGAGGAAGATGTGCTGCGCCGCCACCGCGCTTCCCGCGCTTTCGCCGGAGTGCGTGGTTCACGAGCACGTGGCGCATCGCTCGAGCCGCAATGGAGAGAAAGTGGGCACGGGATTGCCACTGGATTTGGTCCAGGCGCACCAGCTTCAGGTACGCCTCGTGGACCAAGGCCGTCGTCGTGAGGGTGTGCCCGGCCCTCTCCCCCCGGAGCTTCCGCCGGGCGATGACGCGAAGCTCGTCGTAGATGAGCGGGACGAGGTCGTCGAGCGCGGCGCGGTTGCCGTCCTGCAAGGCCAGCAGAAGCTCTGTCACCCGCTTATCGGTCATCGTGTGGCTCGAGACTGCAGGACCCGTGGCGCTTTGGCCCGCCCCAAGGCGGAGCGTCACTCATTGTACGCCGTCGGCCCGCCAGGCAAGACCGCGTGAGCCATTTGGTCCGGTTTTCGTGCTTTAGAGCATGCTGCTCCCGCCCAAGTACTCCCCCACCACCATAACCGGAGGCACGCCGTGGAGGTCGCCCGTCGAGGTCTCGCCTATCTCCTGCTTGCACTTGGTGTTTGCTCCATCTCCCCAACCGGCGCGAGCGGTGCGTGGAACCCGCTCTTTCGCGGCGCCCAGCTCCTCGACGTGGGGCACTGGACGGCGAGCTCCGCCTATCGGGCCGGCGGGCCCAACGGGCTCGCGGCCGGCGATCTGAACGCGGACGGCCGGCCCGATCTCGTGGTCGTGAACCGGAACGACAGCATCCCTCCCCAGGTGGGGAAGACGGTCTCGGTGCTCCTTCACTCCTCCGACTCGAACGCGTCCTCGCCGTTCCTTCCCAAGGTGAACTACCCGACGCTGAATAAGCCGTGCGCTGTCGAGCTTGCGGACATGAACCTGGATGGAGCCCTGGATGCCGTTGTCCGCACCGGCGGTGATCTGTACGTGGGAGAAGCGGATTCCGTGTGCGTCATGCTCGGCACCGGGACCGGGTCCTTCGGACCGCCGGTATCCGGGACGAATCTGGCGATCCGTAACTCGGAATGGTGGGGGCGGGGCCTCGTTCTCGCCGATGTGAACCAGGATGGGTGGACCGATGTCCTGGCACCTGGGTCGGACTCGAGCGGCGAGCCGAAGATCGCCGTCCTGCTCGGCAGCGCAGCCGGGCTCACAACGCTTGTTCTCCATGCCGCGACTCCACCGAGCCCGTATGCGACGAATGGCATGGCGGTTGGCGATCTCACGGGC contains these protein-coding regions:
- a CDS encoding ECF-type sigma factor: MTELLLALQDGNRAALDDLVPLIYDELRVIARRKLRGERAGHTLTTTALVHEAYLKLVRLDQIQWQSRAHFLSIAARAMRHVLVNHALRRKRGKRGGGAAHLPLKDGSAGLPVAELDRILELDAALERLAGFNPRHARIVECRFFAGMTIEETAAALDISPATAKRDWTLLRAWLVRELDEGR
- a CDS encoding tetratricopeptide repeat protein codes for the protein MNAADWERVQQLFEKALEVPAESRAVFLADACRGEPHLQDEVAALLAAHEQTGNAASLPPVWFEALDAPSFRFAPGERIADRYVIRRLLGVGGMGEVYEAWDEALSIEVALKALRVAVETEEAHRRLKMEGFLARSVWHPNVCRVYDLGRHDDERGSTWFLTMERLQGDPLSTRLRGRRLPLSSVRRIALQLAAALGAAHDAGVVHRDFKPGNVILVARYGEEQAVVTDFGIARSLSEPDVQGTDGALASPFGTPAYMAPEQVRGEPGDVPADIYALGVVLYEMVTGRLPFRGGSITDGNKRRLSEDPPSPRDVIADLEEPWETVILRCLHRDPERRFRHAEDVAAALAGRVEASSGIAGPAAPASLRRSALPAERNPFIGRSSELDSLDRAFSSSTRLLTLLGAAGMGKTRLAVHYGWRSQESWPGGVWFCDLREARDPNAIASAVARALGITLGRLDPVEQLTQAIAARGRCLLILDNFEHGVEHAGTTVDRWIDGASEARFLVTSRERLRLELERVEPIEPLAEVAAADLFTIRARWLMPGLELQDRDAEAVREIVRLVDRMPLAIELAAARIRVMTIAQIVEQMRDRFRLLTGGPGVRHETLEVAIDGSWELLTPWEKSAWAQCSVFEDGFTLEAAEHVVDLSEWAEAPAIVDVLQSLTDRSLLRAEVGYAAGVAGARFGMYVSLKEYSRKRLKEYRAKRTGGLPIYEAAERRHGSWYSRYGTDRAIDSLDQVGGAERRRELNRELPNLVTACRRAVNWSDGAMAAATYRAAAEVFALRGPFGTGMEIGREVLRLDDLRGADRVWTLCALSRMERLAGLKQSARAQADEALGLARETSDLRLVAFMAGWLGNLEFDDGALEAARAHYEEALALHRSEGDLGRAGHVLSSLGIVHHIKGDYEKAGSHYQSALELLRETGNRRREAQVHGFLGTLYRERCRFAEALAEHTASLEISHEVGDRSYECQTVGNLGNLHFEMGQFQEARACYDSAVLMAREMGDRRNEGLFLSNLGRLHLEQGRLEEARVCFMTALAHHRVVGTRLQEEYALRLLGQLSHREGRNDDARRELADAETILREVGHPVELCKLLCVRGELELSVGDRDAAQAAWNEAETLAKAHGWAAQGELGGMIQKLRVAIAANAAKP